Proteins encoded by one window of Cloeon dipterum chromosome 2, ieCloDipt1.1, whole genome shotgun sequence:
- the LOC135937293 gene encoding protein yellow-like → MTPFLVAIFLLALSSLTTAAEFKQVFEWDEMDYEWPSEESRARALEDGTFKPEGILPLYMAVHGTKIFLALSIRFGIPVSLVSLPTSSASSENAPPKLTPFPSWDMNGKNGDCTKIEEACGLEVDSIGRLWMLDSGSVKCNAKLWTVDLSNYDRTRLIHRFSFRDNVHDLVLDETPDGTFAYISRQSKPHIVVFSLERNQSWTVDTPGIKAFSTALSPKNQEPRQLYLSKYDSDELYSISVAALRSGTGAATAKLIGKWSAKPYRMLMDNHGTIYAAFWGKNYTSSWNSSLPFQEQRFHEVAKLTAVWPFTFALDSMGTFWMTVFINYTGSKPRCRLLKAAVGAEPNINDSPTTERSSSSSPTLDPTPETSTQIQTRTETVEELTHEHAIARI, encoded by the exons ATGACTCCGTTCCTCGTCGCCATTTTCTTGCTCGCCCTTTCATCCCTGACCACCGCAGCCGAATTCAAACAAGTCTTTGAGTGGGATGAAATGGATTACGAGTGGCCGTCGGAGGAAAGCAGGGCACGGGCCTTGGAAGATGGAACTTTCAAACCTGAGGGCATCCTTCCTCTTTACATGGCTGTGCACGGAACAAAGATCTTCCTCGCCCTTTCAATAAGGTTTGGCATTCCGGTGAGtctggtgtctttgccgacgagcagcgcgtcctCCGAAAACGCACCCCCGAAACTCACTCCATTCCCCTCGTGGGACATGAAT GGAAAAAATGGAGATTGCACCAAAATCGAGGAAGCATGTGGCTTGGAAGTGGACTCCATTGGCAGGCTGTGGATGCTCGACAGCGGTAGCGTGAAATGCAACGCCAAACTATGGACCGTCGACTTGTCCAATTACGATCGAACCAGACTAATTCACCGTTTTTCTTTTCGCGATAACGTGCACGACTTGGTGCTCGACGAAACGCCCGACGGAACCTTTGCCTACATCTCGCGTCAGAGTAAACCACACATtgtcgtgtttagtttggaaagaaatcaATCTTGGACGGTGGACACGCCAGGAATCAAGGCTTTTTCCACTGCCCTGTCCCCAAAGAATCAGGAACCGAGACAGCTCTACCTCAGCAAATACGACTCCGATGAACTGTATTCAATTTCCGTTGCCGCACTCCGCAGTGGTACTGGAGCTGCAACTGCGAAACTAATCGGAAAGTGGTCTGCAAAACCTTACagaatgctgatggacaaccacGGGACAATCTATGCCGCCTTTTGGGGCAAGAATTACACATCCTCTTGGAACTCTTCCCTGCCATTTCAGGAGCAGCGTTTTCATGAG gttgcCAAACTAACTGCTGTATGGCcgtttacttttgccttggactCGATGGGAACCTTTTGGATGActgtatttataaattatacagGGAGCAAGCCAAGGTGCAGGCTACTCAAGGCTGCAGTCGGTGCGGAGCCAAACATCAATGACTCTCCGACgacag AACGCTCCAGCTCATCTTCTCCGACACTTGATCCAACTCCCGAAACCTCAACTCAAATTCAAACAAGGACCGAAACAGTTGAAGAACTTACCCATGAGCACGCAATTGCCAGAATTTAA